One genomic segment of Ehrlichia chaffeensis str. Arkansas includes these proteins:
- a CDS encoding transaldolase family protein, with product MKIFLDTIDIDFLKEFSVTGLIDGITTNPLLLSKSNLECYDLIVKICSLITGPVSIEVISTSYKDMIKEGLEISRIAGNVVVKLPLTYDGLIACKVLSCEHNVKVNVTLCFSVSQAILAAKAGAYFISPFVGRIDDIGQPGMQLIKDIRDVYSNYNAFNTEILVASVRNITHVIQSAKIGADIVTIPPSIFKQMFMHPLTNKGLEDFLQNWNASGKKIFS from the coding sequence ATGAAAATATTCCTTGATACCATAGATATAGATTTTCTAAAAGAGTTTAGTGTTACTGGTTTGATAGATGGTATTACAACTAATCCATTGTTGTTATCAAAATCAAATTTGGAATGTTATGATTTGATTGTAAAGATTTGTTCACTGATAACAGGTCCTGTTAGTATTGAAGTGATATCTACATCTTACAAGGATATGATTAAAGAAGGGTTGGAAATATCTAGAATTGCTGGTAACGTTGTAGTGAAGCTTCCTTTGACTTATGATGGATTAATTGCATGCAAAGTTTTATCTTGTGAACATAATGTAAAGGTTAATGTAACTCTTTGTTTTTCTGTATCTCAGGCAATTTTAGCAGCAAAGGCTGGTGCTTATTTTATATCTCCTTTTGTAGGAAGAATAGATGATATTGGACAACCGGGTATGCAATTAATTAAGGATATACGTGATGTTTATTCTAATTATAATGCATTTAATACTGAGATTCTTGTAGCATCTGTACGTAATATTACGCATGTTATACAATCTGCAAAGATAGGTGCTGATATAGTTACGATTCCTCCATCTATTTTTAAGCAAATGTTTATGCATCCTCTTACTAATAAAGGTCTTGAAGATTTTTTACAAAACTGGAATGCATCTGGAAAAAAAATATTTTCTTAA